The Bacteroidota bacterium genomic sequence TATTTAAAATTAAAAAGATTAAATAGGTAAATAATTAATATATGGAATTAGTAAAACCCGCATTTGGACTCGTTTTTTGGATGTGTATTTCTTTTGGGATCATCTTTTTTATTCTTAAAAAGTTTGCCTGGGGTCCAATTTTAACAATGCTTAAAGAGCGCGAAACATCTATTCAAAATGCATTAGATTCGGCTAAAAAAGCAAAAGAAGAAATGTTGGCATTGCAATCTAACAACGAGCGCATTGTAAACGAAGCAAAAGCAGAAAGAGATAAATTAATGAAAGAAGCTCGCGAAATAAAAGATGCTATAATTTCGGAAGCAAAAAGCACAGCAAGCAAAGAGGCAGACAAACTATTAGCAATTGCAAGAGAAAACATCCAAAACGAAAAAATGGCTGCTATTACAGAGCTTAAAAATCAAGTAGCAAAGCTATC encodes the following:
- a CDS encoding F0F1 ATP synthase subunit B: MELVKPAFGLVFWMCISFGIIFFILKKFAWGPILTMLKERETSIQNALDSAKKAKEEMLALQSNNERIVNEAKAERDKLMKEAREIKDAIISEAKSTASKEADKLLAIARENIQNEKMAAITELKNQVAKLSIEIAEKILREELSSAEKQKAIINNSLQEVNLN